In Microvenator marinus, one genomic interval encodes:
- a CDS encoding thioredoxin family protein, with translation MVELSDSTFESEVRNSKRPVIVLLTARWSAASALCIELVKNQQASYGEMVKVCSLDVEQNPEIAAIFSRDALPAILVFNRGKVIQSAGPAFDQQSIHSLFELALSVQP, from the coding sequence ATGGTAGAACTAAGCGACTCCACGTTTGAATCAGAAGTCCGAAACTCTAAACGCCCCGTGATCGTGCTCCTAACAGCGCGATGGAGTGCAGCATCCGCGTTGTGCATCGAACTCGTCAAGAACCAACAAGCGAGTTACGGAGAAATGGTCAAGGTTTGTTCGCTCGACGTTGAGCAAAACCCGGAGATTGCCGCTATCTTTTCCCGAGACGCCTTGCCGGCAATCCTGGTCTTCAACCGAGGAAAAGTCATTCAAAGTGCGGGTCCTGCCTTTGACCAGCAATCGATCCACTCCTTGTTCGAACTCGCCCTTTCCGTTCAGCCCTAA
- a CDS encoding ABC transporter ATP-binding protein → MTTKDNLLLPKISRWSGEDGPILRIKDLHRSFGELEVLRGIDLEIPTGEFTVILGRSGSGKTVLMKHMNGLMRANRGEIEFFGKKIGDLDAVSLDDLRKRAGMLFQNYALFDSMSVVENVAFPLVENNALGKAEAEKLAAELLENLGLGEVLEEFPAALSGGMKKRVSVARTIIWNPEMLLLDDPTTGLDPVMTEFVDDMLRDIVRENDLTAVMVSHNLASIFRSADSIAVLHDGKIIAHDTPDAIKRSKVPEVEALVGKASRSVIDEAREVSESASEAMVTMNQVRKSFGERDILKGVDFTARKGEITVIIGGSGAGKSVMIKHMLGLMRADAGEVMLFGQRVSELSDQDLEKSRKRIGMLFQHSALLDSLTIEDNVAFPLVERREASRKDALERAHELLDIWKLADIAKRYPSEISNGQQKRAALARALISKPELMIYDEPTTGQDPVLSDYVEEMILEAQEKFDLTSIVISHDMASTMRMAHQVALLYQGQILLQADPATFLESEDERIREFVFAAVLGADER, encoded by the coding sequence ATGACGACCAAAGATAACCTATTACTTCCAAAGATCTCGCGATGGTCGGGAGAAGACGGGCCTATCCTGCGGATCAAAGATCTCCATCGGTCATTTGGCGAATTGGAGGTCTTGAGGGGCATTGATCTCGAGATACCCACGGGTGAGTTTACGGTCATCCTCGGGCGGTCAGGGTCGGGGAAGACCGTGTTGATGAAGCATATGAACGGTCTTATGAGAGCCAACCGTGGAGAGATTGAGTTTTTCGGCAAGAAGATTGGTGACTTAGACGCCGTTTCTTTAGACGACTTGAGGAAGCGCGCAGGGATGCTCTTTCAGAATTACGCGCTCTTCGACTCGATGTCCGTGGTTGAGAATGTGGCGTTCCCGCTCGTTGAGAACAACGCGTTGGGTAAGGCAGAGGCTGAAAAGCTTGCTGCTGAGCTGCTCGAAAACCTCGGACTCGGAGAAGTTCTAGAGGAGTTTCCCGCAGCGTTGTCTGGGGGAATGAAGAAGCGCGTCAGTGTGGCCCGTACCATCATCTGGAATCCAGAGATGCTTCTTCTCGACGACCCAACCACCGGCCTTGACCCGGTAATGACCGAGTTTGTGGACGATATGCTTCGGGATATCGTTCGGGAAAACGACCTGACCGCCGTGATGGTCAGTCATAATCTCGCATCGATTTTCCGAAGTGCCGATTCCATCGCTGTCTTGCATGACGGAAAGATCATTGCTCATGACACACCGGACGCGATCAAGCGCTCGAAGGTACCAGAAGTTGAGGCGTTGGTCGGGAAAGCGTCTCGATCGGTCATCGACGAGGCCCGTGAGGTCTCAGAATCCGCATCAGAAGCCATGGTGACCATGAATCAAGTTCGCAAGTCTTTTGGTGAGCGAGATATCCTCAAAGGCGTGGACTTCACGGCCCGGAAGGGCGAGATCACAGTGATCATCGGTGGCTCAGGAGCGGGCAAAAGCGTCATGATCAAACACATGTTGGGTCTGATGCGAGCAGATGCGGGCGAAGTCATGCTCTTCGGGCAACGTGTTTCGGAGCTGAGTGATCAGGATCTAGAAAAGTCTCGTAAACGAATTGGAATGTTGTTCCAGCACTCGGCGCTGCTCGACTCGTTGACGATCGAAGACAACGTGGCTTTCCCGCTCGTTGAGCGGCGTGAGGCCAGCAGAAAAGACGCGTTGGAGCGGGCCCATGAACTTCTGGATATCTGGAAGTTGGCGGACATCGCGAAGCGCTATCCGTCCGAGATCTCAAACGGCCAACAAAAGCGCGCAGCACTGGCTCGGGCGTTGATATCGAAGCCCGAGCTCATGATCTACGACGAGCCAACCACCGGCCAGGACCCGGTGCTTTCGGACTACGTCGAAGAGATGATCCTCGAGGCCCAAGAGAAGTTCGACCTGACGAGCATCGTGATCAGTCACGACATGGCGTCGACGATGCGGATGGCGCACCAAGTTGCACTGCTTTATCAGGGGCAAATCTTGCTCCAAGCCGATCCAGCCACGTTCTTGGAGAGCGAAGACGAGCGAATTCGCGAGTTTGTTTTCGCCGCGGTCCTCGGTGCGGACGAGCGTTAG
- a CDS encoding Rieske (2Fe-2S) protein: MDSEHTFYKVCREEEIQENEGKLVHAGTKKLALFLVEGQYYCIQNFCPHAGGFLALGPVEGFIVRCPRHAWGFDMRSGACKTNPRYEANCYPVKTQDGEIWVGLPNSTDPL, translated from the coding sequence GTGGATTCGGAACATACATTTTACAAAGTCTGCCGCGAAGAAGAGATTCAAGAAAATGAGGGCAAGCTCGTGCATGCCGGTACCAAGAAACTCGCGCTCTTCCTCGTAGAAGGCCAGTACTATTGCATCCAGAACTTCTGCCCACACGCGGGCGGATTCCTCGCGCTAGGGCCTGTCGAAGGTTTCATCGTTCGATGTCCAAGACATGCATGGGGTTTTGATATGAGAAGTGGCGCCTGCAAAACAAACCCTAGATATGAAGCCAACTGCTACCCAGTAAAAACTCAAGACGGTGAAATCTGGGTTGGTCTCCCGAACTCGACAGACCCGCTCTAA
- a CDS encoding nucleotide pyrophosphohydrolase, with the protein MSLHELQSRVNAWMSQWKDGYWTPHENLARLTEEVGELAREINHSHGPKKKKKGEGEGSIAEELGDIIFVVVALANSMDIDLDAVMDATFAKYNVRDKDRFERNE; encoded by the coding sequence ATGAGCTTACACGAGTTGCAGTCCCGGGTGAACGCATGGATGTCTCAGTGGAAGGACGGATACTGGACCCCGCATGAAAATTTGGCGCGGTTGACGGAAGAAGTTGGTGAACTCGCTAGGGAAATCAATCACTCACACGGACCCAAGAAAAAGAAGAAGGGTGAAGGCGAAGGGAGCATTGCCGAAGAGTTGGGCGATATCATCTTCGTTGTTGTAGCACTGGCAAACTCCATGGACATCGACTTGGACGCCGTGATGGACGCGACCTTTGCGAAGTACAACGTCCGCGACAAAGATCGATTTGAGAGGAACGAGTGA
- a CDS encoding DNA alkylation repair protein: protein MSALKDYFSEDYLDSVAATLDGTRLRCPDALRDLKPDLAELELKDRVNAIADRIVEFAELDFPELMSELLVLLPEEKAFEDTHTLGQRHIFEGFGAWPLCSIVERHGLAHWEHSFSAMHRLTKAFSAEFAIRPFLLEDTERAITCLTPLVLDRSEHVRRWVSEGTRPRLPWGKSVPALKDYRSEVLALLESLKFDPSEYVRRSISNHLNDLTREDPELVKSTLERWQQDGVDERLIRHALRGLVKSGDPGALTILGFGAVDVEVRSFALDAEVIRVGDQVEIHADFVVDGPAVVDYVVEFPGAVRVSTKVFKWKHVEAGEHQVKKKHSFKPISTRRYYEGSGRFSLQINGEIVGVASFELKV, encoded by the coding sequence GTGAGTGCGCTTAAAGACTACTTCAGTGAAGACTACTTGGACTCAGTGGCAGCTACATTGGATGGCACACGGCTTAGGTGTCCAGATGCACTGCGCGACCTGAAGCCAGATCTCGCCGAGTTGGAACTCAAGGATCGGGTCAACGCGATCGCCGACCGAATCGTCGAGTTTGCCGAATTGGATTTTCCCGAACTGATGTCCGAACTGCTCGTCTTGCTACCGGAAGAGAAAGCGTTCGAAGACACGCACACACTCGGCCAAAGGCATATCTTCGAGGGCTTCGGGGCGTGGCCCCTTTGTTCGATTGTGGAGCGTCACGGTTTGGCGCATTGGGAACACTCTTTCAGCGCCATGCATCGCCTCACCAAGGCATTTAGCGCTGAATTCGCGATTCGTCCCTTCCTTCTAGAGGACACCGAAAGGGCGATTACTTGTTTGACGCCGCTTGTTTTGGATCGGAGCGAACACGTTCGTCGCTGGGTTTCTGAAGGTACTCGGCCGAGGCTTCCTTGGGGAAAGTCCGTGCCAGCTTTGAAGGATTATCGTTCGGAAGTTCTGGCTTTACTTGAATCCTTAAAGTTCGACCCGTCCGAGTACGTGAGGCGCTCAATCAGTAATCATCTCAACGATCTCACGCGAGAAGATCCTGAGCTAGTGAAGTCAACGCTTGAGCGTTGGCAACAAGACGGGGTGGACGAGCGTTTGATTCGTCATGCATTGAGAGGTCTCGTGAAATCGGGAGATCCGGGCGCGTTGACCATCCTTGGCTTTGGGGCGGTAGACGTAGAAGTGCGGAGTTTTGCGTTGGACGCCGAAGTTATTCGGGTTGGAGACCAGGTTGAAATTCACGCGGATTTTGTAGTCGATGGGCCTGCCGTGGTTGACTACGTGGTGGAGTTTCCGGGAGCCGTCCGCGTATCCACAAAGGTCTTTAAGTGGAAGCACGTCGAGGCTGGGGAGCATCAAGTCAAGAAGAAGCACTCATTTAAGCCAATCTCGACCCGTAGGTATTACGAAGGTTCTGGTAGATTCTCGCTTCAGATCAATGGAGAGATCGTGGGCGTAGCCAGCTTCGAGCTGAAGGTCTGA
- the lgt gene encoding prolipoprotein diacylglyceryl transferase, whose protein sequence is MELTWEILPFIRLGGFELRYYSLLFIVVFLSGWGLYRWQVVRGGGTEADANWMLGIGIVTTWFGGRLAHLVFYEPETFFENPWVFLDVQRGGLASHGAWVAMALALAFYAKWRKQSFVEMCDRMAFTSALGGGLIRIGNFFNSEIVGRATDQTWGVRFPRYEQRMGVEVDPRHFEALLLRHPAQLYEAVWLFLVFGLLMVVDRRLGEKRSRGLLCGLFIVLYFGGRFFLEFFKEFEGIEVGTVLTMGQWLSIPSAMVGSVVLVWSFRRAPPANWITGKGAPGAS, encoded by the coding sequence ATGGAGCTGACCTGGGAGATTCTGCCCTTTATCCGTTTGGGTGGTTTTGAGCTGCGCTACTATTCACTACTCTTCATCGTGGTGTTTTTGAGTGGATGGGGGCTTTACCGGTGGCAGGTTGTGCGCGGGGGCGGGACCGAAGCCGACGCGAACTGGATGCTTGGAATTGGAATCGTAACCACTTGGTTCGGCGGTCGCCTTGCTCATCTCGTGTTCTACGAACCAGAAACTTTCTTCGAAAATCCGTGGGTGTTTCTTGATGTGCAACGAGGCGGGTTGGCCAGCCACGGTGCCTGGGTGGCCATGGCACTCGCGCTTGCATTCTATGCGAAATGGCGAAAACAATCGTTCGTGGAGATGTGCGACCGCATGGCTTTTACATCGGCATTGGGTGGTGGGCTGATTCGAATCGGTAACTTCTTCAATTCAGAGATTGTTGGCCGAGCCACAGACCAGACATGGGGCGTGCGTTTTCCGCGCTATGAGCAGCGCATGGGTGTCGAAGTTGACCCGAGGCACTTTGAAGCGTTGTTGCTTCGTCATCCCGCACAGCTCTATGAGGCGGTTTGGCTCTTCCTCGTGTTTGGCCTGCTTATGGTTGTGGACAGGCGGCTAGGAGAGAAGCGTTCGCGAGGGTTGTTGTGTGGACTGTTCATCGTTCTCTATTTCGGGGGCAGGTTCTTCCTTGAGTTCTTCAAGGAGTTTGAAGGTATAGAAGTGGGAACTGTACTCACGATGGGCCAATGGCTTTCGATACCTTCGGCGATGGTGGGTAGTGTTGTACTCGTTTGGTCGTTTCGTCGAGCACCTCCAGCGAATTGGATCACTGGCAAGGGAGCTCCGGGCGCTTCATGA
- a CDS encoding SPOR domain-containing protein, which yields MSQKKKSAEGTFSRYLKWTVLLALVFSAGLIAGHRLLKSDSAPPLVSLSSTRSVPLEVKRADAPVEELKTEFSFYKSLTSDVAEVEIPTMPMEKVVKATGLKLAKIEVSEALEFEIAPAKTEHAEIVEVQEAPPVEVAPVEVAPVEVAPVEVAPPVEIAAPKYTLQAALHSSRAAATRDLQRFRALGLDAHLISATEGGSKVYRVRVGAFSDQSEADALRAKLEQENEISAIVVGI from the coding sequence ATGAGCCAAAAAAAGAAGTCAGCCGAAGGCACATTCTCTCGCTATCTGAAATGGACAGTGTTGCTTGCACTGGTTTTCAGCGCAGGACTAATTGCTGGACATCGACTATTAAAATCAGATTCAGCACCACCACTCGTTTCCCTCTCATCGACCCGTTCTGTTCCGCTCGAAGTCAAGCGTGCAGACGCGCCGGTTGAAGAGTTGAAGACCGAGTTCTCATTCTACAAGTCTTTGACGTCTGACGTGGCAGAAGTGGAGATTCCAACCATGCCCATGGAAAAGGTGGTCAAGGCAACGGGCCTAAAGCTCGCGAAGATTGAGGTAAGCGAGGCGCTCGAGTTCGAGATCGCGCCTGCTAAGACTGAACATGCTGAAATCGTAGAAGTCCAAGAGGCTCCGCCAGTTGAAGTTGCTCCAGTTGAAGTTGCTCCAGTTGAAGTTGCTCCAGTTGAAGTTGCTCCCCCTGTCGAAATAGCGGCACCAAAGTACACGCTTCAAGCTGCCTTACACTCATCGAGGGCGGCTGCTACGCGCGACCTGCAACGTTTTCGAGCGCTGGGTCTGGACGCACATCTGATCAGTGCCACAGAAGGCGGCTCGAAAGTTTATCGGGTTCGAGTAGGCGCGTTTAGCGACCAATCTGAGGCCGATGCACTTCGCGCGAAGCTTGAACAAGAGAATGAGATCTCCGCAATCGTCGTTGGGATCTAG
- a CDS encoding NAD(+)/NADH kinase, whose protein sequence is MRILLAHKTSKLETLMEHHSAELEALLRKKDPSVATLKDAHQRHQGNLEKTIETLEALADVKLTVLPRHKVDKIEGFDLVVAVGGDGTVLDISHKIQTTPLLGVNSDPVKSVGYFCATDAMHFSSVLAKIHAQDLVPAKLMRFQVAINGVVNSYPILNDILIAHENPAAVTDLILSLGEFPPETQKSSGVWVSTAAGSTAAIRSAGGYVMPLESRDVQYLVREPCPPHIGAYRHLKGIRPLEAAPQFTSRMEAGRVYLDGPHVSQPLNLGDVVSLEGSAPDLSIFGLLEKNRD, encoded by the coding sequence ATGAGGATTCTACTTGCTCACAAAACAAGTAAGCTCGAAACCTTGATGGAGCACCACTCAGCTGAGCTCGAGGCCCTGCTGCGCAAGAAGGACCCCAGTGTTGCCACGTTGAAAGACGCACACCAAAGACATCAGGGAAATCTGGAAAAGACCATCGAGACTCTTGAAGCACTTGCAGACGTCAAACTCACCGTTTTGCCTCGTCATAAAGTAGATAAGATCGAAGGTTTCGACTTGGTCGTGGCGGTGGGTGGCGACGGCACCGTGCTCGATATCTCCCACAAGATCCAAACCACGCCGCTCTTAGGCGTAAACTCAGATCCGGTTAAGTCGGTCGGTTATTTTTGCGCCACGGATGCCATGCACTTCTCAAGTGTGTTGGCGAAAATTCACGCCCAAGACCTCGTTCCGGCAAAATTGATGCGCTTCCAGGTTGCCATCAATGGCGTGGTCAATTCCTACCCGATCCTCAATGATATCTTGATCGCGCATGAAAACCCTGCGGCTGTTACTGACCTCATTCTCTCCCTCGGCGAGTTCCCACCAGAAACGCAAAAATCCAGCGGAGTTTGGGTGAGTACCGCTGCGGGCTCCACAGCGGCGATTCGCTCGGCAGGAGGCTACGTGATGCCTCTCGAAAGCCGCGATGTTCAGTATCTCGTTAGAGAGCCCTGCCCTCCACATATCGGCGCGTATCGCCATCTCAAAGGGATTCGCCCCTTGGAAGCAGCGCCACAGTTCACGTCCCGAATGGAGGCTGGCAGAGTCTATCTGGACGGCCCCCATGTGTCCCAACCGCTCAATCTTGGAGATGTGGTCTCCCTTGAAGGTAGTGCTCCCGACCTGAGTATATTTGGACTTTTGGAGAAGAATCGCGACTAA
- a CDS encoding CaiB/BaiF CoA transferase family protein: MEHFFLEGVRVLDFSRLLPGPFATLLLADMGAEVIKIEDPNGGDYARYYPPFINESGVFFEAINRNKRSVTLNLKAPQSADPIRRLIQSADVIVESFRPGVMDALGLGYEAVKELKPDIVYVSISGYGHSGPKSRDAGHDLNFLALSGLLDQNRSRNTVVLPGFQVADLAGGALYAAMGALAALFKRERSGAGAFVDVSMTEGAMSLLAPHFATHAANRGSEPGSGMLDGGIAAYNIYQTSDGRFLAVGALEPKFWAGFVEAVDPSLVNSGHSEGNRENTEAVASVIRSRTLSEWTEIFAGLDVCVEPVLSLDEVLLHPLHRSREAFFELNGVKHLKSPLTQREEHRQAPALGADTDQIFSELGVNVAELRSAGVCL; the protein is encoded by the coding sequence ATGGAGCATTTTTTTCTTGAAGGGGTCCGAGTCTTAGATTTTTCAAGACTCTTGCCTGGCCCCTTTGCCACACTTCTACTGGCCGATATGGGGGCCGAAGTCATCAAGATCGAAGATCCCAACGGTGGAGACTACGCCCGCTACTACCCGCCCTTCATCAACGAGTCGGGCGTTTTCTTCGAAGCGATCAACCGCAACAAACGTTCGGTTACGCTGAATCTCAAAGCCCCTCAATCTGCTGACCCGATTCGACGCTTGATTCAAAGCGCCGACGTGATCGTTGAATCGTTTCGACCTGGTGTCATGGATGCGCTTGGGCTCGGATACGAAGCTGTCAAAGAGCTCAAGCCCGACATCGTCTACGTGAGCATCAGCGGATACGGTCACAGCGGTCCGAAAAGCCGCGACGCCGGGCACGACCTGAACTTTCTCGCTCTCTCAGGACTGCTAGACCAAAACCGTAGCCGCAACACAGTGGTCCTCCCCGGCTTTCAAGTCGCCGACCTCGCAGGAGGAGCACTATACGCAGCGATGGGCGCCCTCGCCGCTCTATTCAAACGAGAACGCAGCGGCGCTGGGGCGTTTGTGGACGTGAGCATGACCGAAGGAGCCATGAGTCTACTTGCGCCGCACTTCGCCACCCACGCAGCCAATCGGGGCTCTGAGCCCGGTAGCGGGATGCTCGATGGCGGAATTGCTGCCTACAATATCTATCAAACCAGTGATGGCCGCTTCCTCGCGGTTGGAGCCCTTGAGCCCAAATTCTGGGCAGGGTTTGTGGAAGCCGTCGACCCGTCGCTAGTGAACTCCGGTCACTCTGAAGGAAATCGAGAGAATACCGAAGCTGTGGCCTCTGTGATCCGTTCCAGGACGCTCAGTGAGTGGACTGAGATCTTCGCCGGGCTCGATGTGTGCGTCGAGCCGGTTCTAAGCCTCGACGAAGTCCTCCTTCATCCCCTTCACCGAAGCCGTGAGGCGTTCTTTGAATTGAACGGAGTGAAACACTTGAAGTCCCCATTGACCCAACGCGAAGAACATCGTCAAGCTCCGGCGCTTGGAGCGGATACGGACCAGATATTCTCGGAACTCGGCGTCAACGTGGCTGAATTGCGATCAGCGGGAGTGTGTCTATGA
- a CDS encoding SCP2 sterol-binding domain-containing protein — MSDLTSTQIFESALPEKLASDPAASSANAVFQFNITGDDEGTWTVDLTKDSDWVSAGASDDAACKITIAGKDFVDLWTGKLKGPQAFMMGKLKVEGNMGLAMKLQSFLG; from the coding sequence ATGTCAGATTTGACCTCGACACAGATTTTTGAATCCGCACTTCCTGAGAAACTCGCTTCAGATCCAGCAGCTTCTAGCGCCAACGCAGTCTTCCAATTCAACATCACGGGTGACGACGAAGGTACATGGACCGTGGACCTCACCAAAGACTCGGATTGGGTTTCGGCTGGCGCCAGTGATGACGCTGCATGCAAAATCACCATCGCTGGAAAAGACTTTGTAGACCTTTGGACCGGAAAATTGAAAGGCCCTCAAGCGTTCATGATGGGCAAACTCAAGGTCGAAGGAAATATGGGCCTCGCGATGAAGCTTCAGTCATTCCTCGGCTAA
- a CDS encoding penicillin-insensitive murein endopeptidase, whose protein sequence is MIFKTILICVVFSISANAWAETSTVEGSTDPANTVYYTVKPGDNIGSIALKFGSGVGEITSWNKMESPEVKPGDKIVVKSSEKVEEKPKKALPVVHIVKRGDTFESIAKRHRVTIKQVQKWNRRVNPRRLQIGQQIRLHIPGRGGETVSWGLANKGRLYNGVAMESVPGMRVRNVARAYGTKDTLRLLEAAAYDVKARWPDAPDLEIGDISFKSGGRMRPHKSHQSGRDVDLSYYHRGNVPVGFRAMTIETFDAAKNWHMFKMLIDTGRVEYIFVDYQLQKKMHEYALSIGYTAEALEPILQYPAPASSSKGIIRHSRGHDDHWHIRFTCGKVDRNCR, encoded by the coding sequence ATGATTTTTAAGACAATCCTGATTTGTGTAGTTTTCTCGATTTCTGCCAACGCGTGGGCCGAGACCTCTACCGTAGAAGGGTCAACGGACCCGGCAAATACGGTCTATTACACAGTCAAGCCTGGGGATAATATTGGTAGCATTGCCTTGAAATTCGGTTCGGGCGTAGGCGAGATAACATCTTGGAACAAGATGGAATCCCCGGAGGTCAAACCTGGGGACAAGATTGTGGTTAAGAGCAGCGAAAAAGTTGAAGAGAAGCCTAAGAAGGCGCTGCCTGTTGTCCATATCGTGAAGCGTGGGGATACGTTCGAGAGCATCGCGAAGCGCCATAGAGTGACGATTAAGCAGGTTCAAAAGTGGAACCGACGAGTGAACCCGCGACGCTTGCAAATCGGCCAGCAAATCCGCCTCCATATTCCAGGGCGCGGCGGAGAGACGGTGTCATGGGGGCTAGCAAACAAAGGTCGGCTCTACAACGGAGTGGCAATGGAGTCGGTTCCCGGGATGAGGGTGCGCAACGTGGCCCGCGCCTACGGAACCAAAGATACGCTTAGATTGCTCGAAGCAGCAGCTTATGACGTCAAGGCTCGCTGGCCCGACGCGCCTGACCTTGAGATCGGCGATATCAGCTTTAAGTCAGGCGGTCGCATGCGTCCGCATAAGAGCCACCAATCGGGACGAGATGTGGACCTTTCTTACTACCATCGAGGAAACGTCCCTGTCGGCTTTCGGGCGATGACCATTGAGACCTTTGATGCGGCCAAGAATTGGCACATGTTCAAGATGCTCATCGACACAGGACGCGTCGAGTATATTTTTGTGGACTATCAGCTGCAGAAGAAGATGCACGAATATGCGTTGAGCATTGGATATACCGCTGAAGCGCTGGAGCCCATACTGCAATATCCAGCGCCGGCATCGTCCAGCAAGGGAATCATCCGTCACTCACGTGGGCATGATGACCATTGGCATATCCGCTTCACGTGCGGAAAAGTAGACCGCAACTGCAGGTAA